The sequence below is a genomic window from Fusibacter sp. A1.
CGGCTTCCTTCAGATTCGCAGTCACCCGCGACACCCTTGCCTTAAGCTATACACTTCCCACTACTAGGGCGTGTTCGGGACTTGCACCCGTTGGATTGCGCCCATGCTGGGCGCACATAAAAAAAGCGCTGTACAGCAATAACGTACAACGCTTTCAAACTATTTGATATTTTGCATGATGACCGCTTTGGCAGATATATAAGTAATTATGAAGTAACTCCCAAAAATTGCCAGAGTAAAACCTGCTGTAATCCATAGATTAAGCCAGATATCGAGGTCACCCAGCATCCTGACGATATTGCTTGCCACATTGATTCCAACAATCGAGTGTACCACTGTCAGCGCTAATGGAAACATGAAATATGAGGCAATCTGATTAAAAATCGAACTTGACAAACACTTCTTAGATACACCGAGTTTTGAAAGCAGCAAATAGCGTTCCACGTTATCACTGGTTTCTGTCAGTTGTTGCAGTGCAAGCATTACAGCACTAGACATCATAAATATGATACCAACATATACACCTACATAAGAAACAACCGTCTTGATTCCGACTGATTCCAACAGAATATCTTCCCTAAGGGTACCAAAGGCATAATAGATTCTCTCAATAGAACTGATTATCTTCCCAAATGCTTTTGTAGCCTCCAACTGGTCCATGTCTCTGTAATCGATATTCATAAAATGCGCACGAAGCTCCAAGTCAACCAACAAACCTTCATTAACAATCAAAGTGCCCGTATTGGTAAGCACCGGCCTATTACTCAGAATTTGCCTTTTCACATCAACAAGGTCAAGGGTCATTCCGCCAAAATCAAACTTTCCCCCAACTCTGCTTAGATCATCGTAAAACGACTTGAGCTTATTCACATCATAAACCACAATCGCCTCATCTTGCTTTAGCTCAACAATCGGTTCACCAGCTAATCTTAAATAATCATTATAATCGTCGATCGACATCGCCTGAAGTTTTATCGACGCTAAAAAATCGTCGCTATATCCGTGATATGCCTCTGCGTTAACCAATGATTTCAAATCCATATTCGTAAAATAGACGCGTTCCAAACTGATTTGGTCCCGTGAGAATCCACTGCGGACAGCAATGTCAACTAAATCGGGAGGCACATCGTCTTGAACCCATAAATCGACACCCGCATCAAAAGGCAGGCTCTCCTCCAAATTGGCTTCCAAGACCTGAGCGATTCCCATACCTGTGCTGAAGGTTCCAATCGCAATCAGCATCAAGATGCAAACCAGCGCCATCAACAAATAGGTTCCAGTAAGCTTGGCATGAATCTGTTTGACGGTGAACATATTGATTCCTCGGTAATAGACTCTGCCATGCTTTGTCAGCAGCAAAATCAATATGCTCGTAAAGGATTTAAAAAAGAGTACTGTCCCTAAAGAACCGAACAGGATAGAACCCTGAAACTCTAAATCCAGACTCATCATACCGTTTTTCATAATTAGGTGATAAGACACACCGATCATGATAACTGACAGTAAGAAGACAAGACTATGAAAGAGTAAATTCTTGTTCCTAAGCTCATCATTCCTAACCTTCGCATATAAGAGATCGATCAGTTTTAGTCTTGAGATAGTGAATGTGTTAAGGACTATGTCCAGAATGAATATGACACTAAAGAATACAATCGATTTAACGAATGCGGGCACTGAAAAGATAAATTGAAAACTTGAAAGATCCGCTTTAAATAGATTTGCAGTCACAATAGATAAAAAATGAGAGGCAACGACGCCCATCACTAGTCCGCAAACCAGTGAAACAAACCCAATAAGAACAGTCTCAAGCACAAGTATGGCGGACACAGATAGTCTGTTCATACCGAGAACCATATAGATTCCAAGTTCCTTTTTTCTGCGCTTGATAAGAAACCGATTCGCATAGACCATTAAAAAGACAAGCACAGCCGAAATGACTCCTGAAAAATAATTCATCACCTCATTGATCACACTTAAGCTTTCAAGCTGCGGATCCGACAAGACCAGCATCGCCTTTTGGGCACCGATAGAATTGAAAGAGTAAAACAAGCATATCCCAAAAGTCAGCGTTAAAAAATAGATTAGATAATCCTTAACACTCTTTCTAATATTTCCTACAGCAAGTCTAAAGTACATGAGCATTATCCCCTCCTAAAAGAGTCAACACATCAATGATTTGAGCAAAAAATTCACTTCTGGAATCCGTACCGCGTCTAAGTTCGGTGAATACTTCACCGTCCTTAATAAACACTATCCGGTGGCAGTAGCTAGCAGTAAAGGCATCATGGGTAACCATCAGAATGGAAGCCCCCTTCTTTTGATTAAGCACTTCAAAGCTTTCCAGTAGCTGCCTAGATGATTTTGAATCAAGCGCCCCCGTAGGTTCATCCGCTAAGATCAAGGACGGACTTGACACAATCGCCCTGGCGGCCGCGACCCTCTGCTTTTCACCACCGCTCATCTGGTAGGGGTACTTGTTCAAAATATTCTCGATAGAAAGCGTAGAAGCCACTTCCTTCACAGAGTCCTCAATCTTTAGGCGGTGCACTCTTGTCATCGTAAGGGCAAGAGCAATATTTTCAAAGCCTGTTAGGGTATCCAGCAGATTGAAATCTTGAAAGACAAAACCTAACGAGTCCCTTCTGAATTTTGCCAGCTGTTTGCTCTTAAGCATCGTTACGTTCTCGCCGTTTATGGTGATCTGCCCCGCAGTAGGACGGTCTATCGTGGCTATGCAGTTTAAAAGCGTTGTTTTTCCACTCCCTGATGCGCCCATTACGCCCACGTATTCACCTTTTTTCATTTCTAAAGATAGGCCGTTAAGCGCCTTAGTCACATTTCCCTTGTTTCCATAATATTTTTCTAACCTGTTCACACTCAATACGTTTTCCATACTACCTCCTTAAGCACGTTTTATGATTCTAGCTTAACGCAGTTCACGATTAGATTACATGTATCTTCATAACAATTAACTAACAGAAATGTAAGTTAAAAATCCGCATAATTATAGCGATACCTCATATCAGTTCGGCATCGCTAGTAGTTGTTTTGCATAGGTAGGCTTATCGTGATTCTTGTAAACTGGCTTTCGATAGACTCAACACCGATGGCCAGACTCATTTTAGCGCATAAGGTTTTACATAAGTATAGTCCCAGCCCGGTCGATTTGGAGTTCTTACGCCCGTTGACGCCTACAAAGCCCATATTGAACACATTCTCAAGATCCTTTTGGGCTATTCCACAACCGTTGTCCTCGATATACAGCAAAATGGAATGTTCACACTGCCTGGTCCATATCTTAATCGTCAGGTTTTCTTTTCTATACTTGATACTATTAGATACGATTTGCCCCAGAATAAACTGAAACCATTTTGTATCGATCGGCGCGAGACCTTGCACTCCCAGTGTATCAACACTTGCGCCGATTCCAATCAAGGATTTGGCCTTTTTCTTAATGACTTCATTGACAACTGGTCGCAGCTCGACTGTCTTAATCGAATAATCGTTAGACAGCTGCGTTGATCTTGCATAAAACAGTGCCTGTTCGATATACTCTTCAATTCTTGCCATCTCATCGGCAAGTCCGCTAGTGCCGCTAATCTGATCGTTCTCCATCATCAGCCTTACAGCAGCAATCGGCGACTTAATCTCATGTACCCATGCTTCGATATACTCCCTGTACTCTTTAGAGGCGTATTGATGCATACCGATTTCATCGTTCATACTCTTAAGTGAGGACTGAAGCAGTTCAAACATTACCTGCGCTTCAAAAAAACTTGGGTTCTCAACGACTTCCGCAATCAGGTACTTCTTATCGAGTGTATCTTGAACCGATTCAATATTCTTATAGTAAGTATACCTACGAAATACGTCATAAATCACATAAACAAGATCCGTAGTGATGATCAGCAGTAGGACAAAACCGATCGCAGCCGGAGTCATCATGAACGCCTTAAGCGTAAAGTATAAAGTAACCACCAAAACCGCATGCAGTCCCAACAGTACTTTTTTGTCACTTAGATATCCGAGAAGACTCATACCTTATATCCCATGCCCCGCTTGGTCGTCAAAAAATCCACAGCACCGATGCTGTCAAGTTTCTTTCTCAAACGGTTTACATTCACAGTCAGCGTATTGTCATCGACAAAAGCGTCCGAATCCCAAAGTTCTTCAATGATTTCAGAACGTGACACTATTTCATCCTTATGTTCAATAAGGGTCGTAAGAATGCGAAGCTCGTTCTTTGTCAGTTCAACCTCATGACTACCCTTGCGAACGACCGCGTTCTTAACATCCAAAACCAGCCCTTTATGTTCCAATTTGTTGGCAACCGCCGACTTTACGGTTCTACGTAACAAGGAATTGATCCTAGCAAGCAAGATACGAAGGTTATAGGGTTTGGTGATAAAATCATCGGCACCAAAAGTAATGCTCATAAGCTCGTCCATCTCTGTATCTTGGCTTGTCACGATAATGATTGGCACATCACTTGACTTTCTGATTTCCTTACAGATGTAGTGTCCATCGCTTACAGGCAAATTGATATCCAGTAAAATCAGATCATACCCGCCTGCGACAGACCTTTTGGCCACATCGTTAAACTCATCAAGCGCAATTACTTCAAAACCGTGCTTCTCAAGATAAGTGCTCAACTCTCTGCGAATGCTCTCGTCATCTTCGATAATCATTAATTTAGACATACAACACCTACTTTTTTAACATTCTTTTGAAGATCGTCTTAAAGATGGATTCCTTCTTCTTGACTTTACCCTTCGATTGGTAACTGGCAAGCACTTTTGCCACTTCATCCTTTGAGTAAGCCTTGACTGCCTTATTCTTATCAGATGTTACCGAAGTTTGCTTATTTACAGCAGGTTTACCCGCTTTGTACTCGTAAGTTTTTGCAGGTTTAGAAGCAGCCACCTTTGCCTCTGCCGGTTTGTATTCAACCGGTTTAACAACAACAGGTTTCACAACTGCTGGTTTTACAGTCGCTTTTCTAATAGGTTTTGCCTCTGCCTTCTTATACTTTTCCTTAGCAGGCGACGCATGAACACGTTTTGCAGTGTGTTCTCTCGGTGACTTCTTAGGACCGAACAGTTTAAGTTCGGCTGCAGTCCTTGACGCTCTGACTTCTTGGTCTGTAGGAAGCTCGCCTTCTTCAATCATCGCACCGATGTGCTCTTCAATTTCATAAAGGCTCATGATATCCTCAGCAGTAGCAAGAGTAAGTGCGCGTCCACCGTTACCGGCACGACCGGTTCTACCGATTCTATGAACATAACTATCCCTTTCAACAGGAATATCGTAATTGATTACAAGTGACAGATCGTCCACGTGTATTCCTCTGGCTGCCACATCGGTCGCGACTAAAATCTTAAAGGCCCCCGTCTTAAAACGGTTGATCGTCTTAAGTCTTTTAGCCTGCGAAATAGCGCCGTGTAAGGCTTCTGTAGCATAGCCTTTTCTTTCTAAGTACTCATTGACGCGGTCAACCATGGCTCTCGTGTTACAAAAAATCATGCACGAATCCGGTTGTTCGACCATCAAGAGCCTGTGCATCTGGGTGCGCTTCTCATGATGCTCCACGCGGTAATAGGTTTGATGGATCGAATCCACCGTCTTTGTATCCGACTCAATTTCAATCGTCTCAGGGTTTTTCATATATTCCCAAGAGATATTCTGAATCTCAAATGGCATTGTCGCTGAGAACAATAAAGTAATCCTGTCCTTAGGCAGCGCCTTGATAATCTTAACCACCTGGTCGATAAAGCCCATATCCAGCATCTTGTCCGCTTCATCAAGCACTAAGAACTTAACTTCATTGGTTCTAAAGTTCCCTTGGTTGATATGGTCATAAACCCTACCTGGAGTACCTGTAAGCAGTGAAATACCCTTTTCAAGTTCATCCATTTCGGTATTCATGTTATGTTGCCCATAAACAGCCGTGGCACGAAGAGGAAGATGCTTTGCGATTCTTTTAACCTCATCGTTAACCTGTACAGCCAGTTCTCTAGTAGGAGTCAGGATAAGCCCTTGAGGCAATTTTGACTTTCCGTCGATCAACTGAAGCATAGGAATACCGAACGCAGCGGTCTTACCACTACCTGTTTTCGCCCTAACGATCAAATCCTCTTTATTCATTATAGGTCCAATGGTTCTCGTTTGAACTTCTGTCGGTTGTTCAAATCCCATTTCCTTCAGTGCCTTTAAAATTTCTTCTGATACGCCTAATTCCTTAAATGTTTGTTCCATATTTCCTTCTCTTTCATCTATAAAGTCTCATTATTTGATTGTATCATTGTTCAGATAAAATAGAAAGTTACTTCTAATAGGTAGTGTACTTAAAACAAAGAAAAGCCCAAGAAATTGAATCCTTAGGCTTCCAACTCACTTTTTATTCTTTTTATCTTTATTCAGCTTCCTTCTCATTTTACTTTCAAAAAAAGCCATTTCTTTCAGGTACTTGGAATATTCAGCAAACCTCCACTCCGACAGCTCGCCACTATCAAGTGCATGGTTTATCGCACAACCGGGTTCGTTCTTATGAGAGCAGTCATTAAACCTGCATTTGTCGATCAGTTCTGTGATATCGCTAAATGCTTCGCTCAGACCATCCGTTTGGTCGATAAACGAAATCTCACGCATACCTGGAGTATCAATCAGCCAAGCTCCACTTTCTGTTTTGAGCATCTGCCTGTGCGTGGTGGTATGTCTACCCCTGTCGTCGTTTCTAAGCCCGCCAATGCTCATGACCTCTTCGCCAAGAAGCGTATTGGTAAGCGTCGACTTTCCAACCCCCGAGCTACCGACAAAAACTATGGTCTGCTCAGGTTTAATTCTTGATTTCAGCTCTTCCATGCCGTCATTTGTCAGTACACTGATGACATGTACATGTTCAATACCCGACTGACTCTTGATATCTTCAACCACCCAAATCGCTTCGGGCATCAGATCGGACTTTGTAAGCACGACCTCAACATTTGCCCCACTACTCTTTGAAATGGTCACATAACGTAAAAGTCTTGAAAAATTCAAATCGTGATTCAGTGACATCAAAATGAAGATCGTATCGATATTAGCAGCAATCACCTGTTTATCAAGCCTACCACCAGCAACTTTTCTGCTAAACTCACTAGTTCGCTCTTCAATACGGTGTACAATCGCACGTCCGTTCTTATCCGAATCACGATCACAAAACACCCAATCGCCAACCGTCGGTAGATCAATTACCTCTTGATTGAAAAACGACCC
It includes:
- a CDS encoding HAMP domain-containing sensor histidine kinase; the protein is MSLLGYLSDKKVLLGLHAVLVVTLYFTLKAFMMTPAAIGFVLLLIITTDLVYVIYDVFRRYTYYKNIESVQDTLDKKYLIAEVVENPSFFEAQVMFELLQSSLKSMNDEIGMHQYASKEYREYIEAWVHEIKSPIAAVRLMMENDQISGTSGLADEMARIEEYIEQALFYARSTQLSNDYSIKTVELRPVVNEVIKKKAKSLIGIGASVDTLGVQGLAPIDTKWFQFILGQIVSNSIKYRKENLTIKIWTRQCEHSILLYIEDNGCGIAQKDLENVFNMGFVGVNGRKNSKSTGLGLYLCKTLCAKMSLAIGVESIESQFTRITISLPMQNNY
- a CDS encoding response regulator transcription factor, which codes for MSKLMIIEDDESIRRELSTYLEKHGFEVIALDEFNDVAKRSVAGGYDLILLDINLPVSDGHYICKEIRKSSDVPIIIVTSQDTEMDELMSITFGADDFITKPYNLRILLARINSLLRRTVKSAVANKLEHKGLVLDVKNAVVRKGSHEVELTKNELRILTTLIEHKDEIVSRSEIIEELWDSDAFVDDNTLTVNVNRLRKKLDSIGAVDFLTTKRGMGYKV
- a CDS encoding ABC transporter ATP-binding protein; this encodes MENVLSVNRLEKYYGNKGNVTKALNGLSLEMKKGEYVGVMGASGSGKTTLLNCIATIDRPTAGQITINGENVTMLKSKQLAKFRRDSLGFVFQDFNLLDTLTGFENIALALTMTRVHRLKIEDSVKEVASTLSIENILNKYPYQMSGGEKQRVAAARAIVSSPSLILADEPTGALDSKSSRQLLESFEVLNQKKGASILMVTHDAFTASYCHRIVFIKDGEVFTELRRGTDSRSEFFAQIIDVLTLLGGDNAHVL
- the rsgA gene encoding ribosome small subunit-dependent GTPase A: MTDYQNEWKGRVIASHGKLVTCLINDVEVNCEVAGSFFNQEVIDLPTVGDWVFCDRDSDKNGRAIVHRIEERTSEFSRKVAGGRLDKQVIAANIDTIFILMSLNHDLNFSRLLRYVTISKSSGANVEVVLTKSDLMPEAIWVVEDIKSQSGIEHVHVISVLTNDGMEELKSRIKPEQTIVFVGSSGVGKSTLTNTLLGEEVMSIGGLRNDDRGRHTTTHRQMLKTESGAWLIDTPGMREISFIDQTDGLSEAFSDITELIDKCRFNDCSHKNEPGCAINHALDSGELSEWRFAEYSKYLKEMAFFESKMRRKLNKDKKNKK
- a CDS encoding DEAD/DEAH box helicase, translated to MEQTFKELGVSEEILKALKEMGFEQPTEVQTRTIGPIMNKEDLIVRAKTGSGKTAAFGIPMLQLIDGKSKLPQGLILTPTRELAVQVNDEVKRIAKHLPLRATAVYGQHNMNTEMDELEKGISLLTGTPGRVYDHINQGNFRTNEVKFLVLDEADKMLDMGFIDQVVKIIKALPKDRITLLFSATMPFEIQNISWEYMKNPETIEIESDTKTVDSIHQTYYRVEHHEKRTQMHRLLMVEQPDSCMIFCNTRAMVDRVNEYLERKGYATEALHGAISQAKRLKTINRFKTGAFKILVATDVAARGIHVDDLSLVINYDIPVERDSYVHRIGRTGRAGNGGRALTLATAEDIMSLYEIEEHIGAMIEEGELPTDQEVRASRTAAELKLFGPKKSPREHTAKRVHASPAKEKYKKAEAKPIRKATVKPAVVKPVVVKPVEYKPAEAKVAASKPAKTYEYKAGKPAVNKQTSVTSDKNKAVKAYSKDEVAKVLASYQSKGKVKKKESIFKTIFKRMLKK
- a CDS encoding ABC transporter permease, with amino-acid sequence MLMYFRLAVGNIRKSVKDYLIYFLTLTFGICLFYSFNSIGAQKAMLVLSDPQLESLSVINEVMNYFSGVISAVLVFLMVYANRFLIKRRKKELGIYMVLGMNRLSVSAILVLETVLIGFVSLVCGLVMGVVASHFLSIVTANLFKADLSSFQFIFSVPAFVKSIVFFSVIFILDIVLNTFTISRLKLIDLLYAKVRNDELRNKNLLFHSLVFLLSVIMIGVSYHLIMKNGMMSLDLEFQGSILFGSLGTVLFFKSFTSILILLLTKHGRVYYRGINMFTVKQIHAKLTGTYLLMALVCILMLIAIGTFSTGMGIAQVLEANLEESLPFDAGVDLWVQDDVPPDLVDIAVRSGFSRDQISLERVYFTNMDLKSLVNAEAYHGYSDDFLASIKLQAMSIDDYNDYLRLAGEPIVELKQDEAIVVYDVNKLKSFYDDLSRVGGKFDFGGMTLDLVDVKRQILSNRPVLTNTGTLIVNEGLLVDLELRAHFMNIDYRDMDQLEATKAFGKIISSIERIYYAFGTLREDILLESVGIKTVVSYVGVYVGIIFMMSSAVMLALQQLTETSDNVERYLLLSKLGVSKKCLSSSIFNQIASYFMFPLALTVVHSIVGINVASNIVRMLGDLDIWLNLWITAGFTLAIFGSYFIITYISAKAVIMQNIK